One window of Halorussus sp. MSC15.2 genomic DNA carries:
- a CDS encoding alpha-galactosidase — protein MEISASDGDTAVSYRPEERRLAVERDGETLLDGRVRLDVGDEELPATESATIGESGEVVRAVHDGVWGTTVELEAGDGTIDVRVAVRNPRDRPVALGDLRPLTDARAPSLGAETRRYRHGYQSWTPTATLPVGERFPAEENPPQMLDPAAPPDASHGVTALLADDSALTMGFLDHSRFVSRFEIDHDADGVHGVSAVCPGDGTRLDGGERLVLPTLRIDATHDLPDALAALADATADRMDARVPADAPTGWCSWYHYFTDVTAADVRENLGSLGEWGAPLDLVQVDDGYQTAFGDWRTLAEGFEDVERLVDEVREAGRTPGLWLAPFYVQSDSALAADHPEWLVTDDGDPVDAGPRHGPMYALDTTHPDARRWLRETFETIADDWGFDYLKLDFLYAAALPGERHADVTRAAAYRSGLSLVREAVGDDTFLLGCGAPQGQSVGLVDAMRVGPDTAPHWRADPASQPAHENAIRNVLNRQWTHRRLWLNDPDCQLVRETTDLSLAERRSFAAVVALLGGSNVISDRVADIGEAGRRLVERTLPPVETGQVRGVGERELPTRVVAERPADGGLAVAAFNWRDEPLTLRVDPAEYGLGAVRVWDAFERADRGTGPVEREVPAHGCLLAHLAPTRDRPHLVGSDHLANLASRVTAVDWDADGTLSVTLDASRPQTAVVATPDDWTHAGDAGDAGIDGERSETTEIELAPGENDLSFERR, from the coding sequence ATGGAAATCAGCGCGAGCGACGGCGACACCGCCGTCAGCTACCGCCCCGAGGAACGCCGTCTCGCGGTCGAACGCGACGGCGAAACCCTGCTCGACGGGCGAGTCCGCCTCGACGTCGGCGACGAAGAACTCCCGGCGACCGAGAGCGCGACGATTGGCGAGTCGGGCGAGGTCGTCCGCGCCGTCCACGACGGCGTCTGGGGAACGACGGTGGAACTCGAAGCGGGCGACGGCACCATCGACGTCCGCGTCGCGGTTCGTAACCCCCGCGACCGTCCCGTCGCGCTCGGGGACCTGCGACCGCTGACAGACGCGCGAGCGCCGTCGCTCGGAGCCGAGACCCGGCGCTACCGGCACGGCTACCAGTCGTGGACGCCCACGGCCACGCTCCCGGTCGGCGAGCGCTTCCCGGCAGAAGAGAACCCGCCCCAGATGCTCGACCCGGCCGCGCCCCCGGACGCCTCCCACGGCGTGACGGCGCTGCTGGCCGACGATAGCGCGCTCACGATGGGCTTTCTCGACCACTCGCGGTTCGTCTCGCGGTTCGAAATCGACCACGACGCCGACGGCGTTCACGGCGTGTCGGCGGTCTGTCCCGGCGACGGGACGCGACTGGACGGCGGCGAGCGTCTCGTGCTCCCGACGCTTCGTATCGACGCGACGCACGACCTGCCCGACGCGCTGGCCGCGCTCGCGGACGCGACGGCCGACCGCATGGACGCTCGCGTCCCGGCCGACGCGCCGACGGGGTGGTGTTCGTGGTACCACTACTTCACGGACGTCACCGCCGCCGACGTCCGCGAGAACCTCGGTTCGCTCGGCGAGTGGGGCGCTCCGCTCGACCTCGTGCAGGTGGACGACGGCTACCAGACCGCGTTCGGCGACTGGCGCACGCTCGCCGAGGGGTTCGAGGACGTGGAGCGACTCGTCGATGAGGTGCGCGAGGCGGGCCGCACGCCCGGTCTCTGGCTCGCGCCGTTCTACGTCCAGTCGGACTCGGCGCTGGCCGCCGACCACCCCGAGTGGCTCGTCACCGACGACGGCGACCCGGTGGACGCGGGACCCCGCCACGGGCCGATGTACGCGCTCGACACCACCCATCCAGACGCCCGGCGGTGGCTCCGGGAGACGTTCGAGACCATCGCCGACGACTGGGGGTTCGACTACCTCAAACTCGACTTCCTCTACGCCGCCGCGCTCCCGGGCGAGCGCCACGCCGACGTCACGCGAGCGGCGGCCTACCGGAGCGGTCTCAGCCTCGTCCGGGAGGCGGTCGGCGACGACACGTTCCTGCTGGGCTGTGGCGCGCCGCAGGGCCAGAGCGTCGGGTTGGTGGACGCGATGCGGGTCGGCCCGGACACCGCGCCTCACTGGCGCGCCGACCCCGCGAGCCAGCCCGCACACGAGAACGCGATTCGCAACGTCCTCAACCGCCAGTGGACCCACCGTCGGCTCTGGCTGAACGACCCCGACTGCCAGCTCGTGCGCGAGACGACCGACCTCTCGCTCGCCGAGCGCCGGTCGTTCGCCGCCGTCGTCGCGCTCCTCGGCGGCTCGAACGTAATCAGCGACCGCGTGGCCGACATCGGCGAGGCGGGCCGACGACTGGTCGAGCGGACGCTCCCGCCCGTCGAAACCGGGCAGGTCCGCGGCGTCGGCGAGCGCGAACTGCCGACCCGCGTCGTCGCCGAGCGACCGGCCGACGGCGGACTGGCAGTCGCCGCGTTCAACTGGCGCGACGAACCGCTGACCCTGCGCGTGGACCCGGCCGAATACGGTCTCGGTGCCGTGCGCGTCTGGGACGCGTTCGAGCGCGCCGACCGCGGGACCGGCCCGGTCGAACGCGAGGTCCCGGCTCACGGCTGTCTGCTGGCGCACCTCGCCCCGACCCGCGACCGGCCGCACTTGGTCGGGAGCGACCACCTCGCCAACCTCGCATCGCGGGTGACCGCGGTCGATTGGGACGCCGACGGGACGCTCTCGGTGACGCTCGACGCGTCCCGCCCGCAGACCGCCGTCGTGGCGACTCCCGACGACTGGACGCACGCTGGCGATGCCGGTGACGCCGGTATCGACGGCGAACGCAGCGAGACGACCGAAATCGAACTCGCGCCGGGCGAGAACGACCTCTCGTTCGAGAGACGATGA
- a CDS encoding beta-galactosidase: MSIGVCYFPEHWPSERWERDVEQMAEAGIDYVRMAEFSWGRVEPARGEFDFDWLDEAVELVGDHGMEAVLCTPTATPPKWLVDERPGILQADRDGTAREWGSRRFTCFNSPAYREETERVVRAFADRYAADPRVAGWQTDNEFGCHETVRCYCEDCADAFRGWLREKYRTVAALNDAWGTTFWSQQYDSFEAVEPPRPTPAEQHPSRLLDYYRFASDSVAEYNRLHADLLREANDDWFVTHNFMGDFRSLDAHSLSDDLDFLSWDSYPTGFVQDRRQGDPTADELRAGDPDEVGMNHDLYRGAKRKPFWVMEQQPGDVNWPPHAPQPAEGVMRLWAHHAVAHGADAVLYFRWRRCLEGQEQYHAGLRKADGSPDRGYRDATRAADELFDLDPVDAPVAVLHDYENLWATEIQPHSPDWDYWSHLRAYYGAVRRHGVQADLVHPGADLGDYAVVFAPAFHLADDSRAAALRAYVEGGGRVVFGARTGLKDPANKLHDAPAPGPLADLAGATVDQHESLPASLDATVEYGGERYDYRTWAEWLSPDEATAIGTHASGVAEGRPAVTERAVGDGTVTYCGVWPEPPLADALVSDALDAAGVPRTDRLPESVRVAERDGYAWVTNFGSDPVEVSAPAAAEFVVGDESVDGFDVAIVEAPAADLDVS, translated from the coding sequence ATGAGCATCGGAGTCTGCTACTTCCCCGAACACTGGCCCAGCGAGCGCTGGGAGCGAGACGTCGAACAGATGGCCGAGGCGGGCATCGACTACGTCCGGATGGCCGAGTTCTCGTGGGGCCGGGTCGAACCCGCCCGCGGCGAGTTCGACTTCGACTGGCTGGACGAGGCCGTCGAACTCGTCGGCGACCACGGGATGGAGGCGGTCCTCTGCACGCCGACCGCGACCCCGCCCAAGTGGCTCGTGGACGAGCGCCCCGGGATACTGCAGGCCGACCGCGACGGCACCGCCCGCGAGTGGGGGAGCCGTCGGTTCACCTGCTTCAACTCCCCGGCCTACCGCGAGGAGACCGAGCGCGTCGTCCGCGCGTTCGCCGACCGGTACGCCGCCGACCCACGCGTCGCCGGGTGGCAGACCGACAACGAGTTCGGCTGTCACGAGACGGTGCGGTGTTACTGCGAGGACTGCGCCGACGCCTTCCGCGGCTGGCTCCGCGAGAAGTACCGCACCGTCGCGGCGCTCAACGACGCGTGGGGCACCACCTTCTGGAGCCAGCAGTACGACTCGTTCGAGGCGGTCGAGCCGCCCCGGCCCACGCCCGCCGAACAGCACCCCTCGCGGCTGCTGGACTACTACCGGTTCGCCAGTGACAGCGTCGCCGAGTACAACCGGCTCCACGCCGACCTGCTCCGCGAGGCGAACGACGACTGGTTCGTCACCCACAACTTCATGGGCGACTTCCGGAGCCTCGACGCCCACTCGCTTTCCGACGACCTCGACTTCCTCTCGTGGGACTCCTACCCCACGGGGTTCGTGCAGGACCGCAGGCAGGGCGACCCGACCGCCGACGAACTCCGGGCGGGCGACCCCGACGAGGTCGGGATGAACCACGACCTCTACCGGGGCGCGAAGCGGAAACCGTTCTGGGTGATGGAGCAGCAGCCGGGCGACGTGAACTGGCCGCCTCACGCGCCCCAACCCGCCGAGGGCGTGATGCGCCTCTGGGCGCACCACGCCGTCGCCCACGGTGCCGACGCGGTGCTGTACTTCCGGTGGCGTCGGTGTCTGGAGGGCCAAGAACAGTACCACGCGGGGCTTCGGAAGGCCGACGGCTCGCCCGACCGGGGGTACCGCGACGCGACGCGGGCCGCCGACGAACTGTTCGACCTCGACCCGGTGGACGCGCCGGTCGCGGTCCTCCACGACTACGAGAACCTCTGGGCGACCGAGATTCAGCCTCACTCGCCCGACTGGGACTACTGGTCGCACCTCCGAGCGTATTACGGGGCGGTCCGCCGCCACGGGGTGCAGGCCGACCTCGTCCACCCCGGCGCCGACCTCGGCGACTACGCGGTCGTCTTCGCGCCAGCCTTCCACCTCGCGGACGACTCGCGGGCGGCCGCCCTCCGGGCGTACGTCGAGGGCGGCGGTCGCGTCGTCTTCGGGGCCAGAACCGGGCTGAAGGACCCGGCGAACAAGCTCCACGACGCGCCGGCGCCCGGCCCGCTCGCCGACCTCGCTGGCGCGACGGTGGACCAGCACGAGAGCCTCCCCGCCTCGCTCGACGCGACCGTCGAGTACGGGGGCGAGCGCTACGACTACCGGACGTGGGCCGAGTGGCTCTCTCCGGACGAGGCGACCGCTATCGGGACGCACGCCTCGGGCGTTGCGGAGGGACGCCCGGCCGTCACGGAGCGCGCCGTCGGCGATGGCACGGTCACCTACTGTGGCGTCTGGCCGGAACCCCCACTGGCGGACGCGCTCGTATCCGACGCGCTCGACGCGGCGGGCGTCCCGCGAACCGACCGACTCCCCGAGAGCGTCAGGGTCGCCGAGCGCGACGGCTACGCGT